Part of the Pieris brassicae chromosome 11, ilPieBrab1.1, whole genome shotgun sequence genome, atccacataacatacataaccatttaagaaaattttattaaattagcttTAGGAAGTCatgaattaaagaaatttgtcaattattatttaacgttTGGATTGTGATTGATCTAAATAATCTCTCCAATACGTGTCTCCAGACTATTGCAATTGAACGGTGGCCGTTAGTTCACAGCCGTGATTCAAACCTCCACCATGGGGTTGAAAGCCTGGGCCCACACTGCTGTTATACAGCATGTTGTAAGGTATTTAGGCGaagataattattacttaccCCTTCACGTCGGGGAAACTTATGTGCGAGCTCACGGTGTCTTTGCGCGCTTGTGCTTATTTGCCGCCGCTGTCTCTCGGATATGGCTATCTCCTGtggatattaataatatttatagtctattttttataaagaaatctaaTTACTTTTAAGTCTCTACCAGGTTCCTAACCTAAACATATTAAACTGAACTGTAGTGTCACAGTTTATTAGTGCCAGGATGTAGGTCATTaggcttctgtgcctgacatatgACCATTATTCAAACCAGAATACCAgattcttataattaatactttaCCTAGTGTTTATTAGGCAGAAAGTAAGGAAAGGCATTGATAAAACTGGTTGTTAAGTTTATAATGCACACTAAAGCTAATGAACCGATTTTAAAGTCTTCCACCAATATAAAGCAATTAACTCTACGATATACCATAAATGCAAAAAttgcattaaattttaaaaccatttGAGAGTCAAGTTTCTTTAAACACTCTAATCTTGATATTAGTCTCAGGAGTATTCAAATTATTCCAATTTTGTGTTAAGTTGAAGAACAAAATCCATTGTGGAAGACTAGTAAAATCAACGCTGTTGAAGCGGGGTACaactagttttaaataaacattttcttaaattgacattcataagtgtacacagttatgaataatttaattaaaattaagtaagtCTCTCACCTCTTGTTCAGTATTGAGCAACGCGGTGGTGAACGTATCAGCGACGAACCACTTCTGTCCCTTCATCACAATGTCCTTGGGTGGATCGTGGTCAGCGCCAACGTCTGCAGACCAAACGGTGGTGATTGCACCAGGCTCCAGCTTCACGGTACGGTGGAATTTGAATAGGGTCTCTTGGTCACCGGCTTTACGCACAATTTGGTAGCCACCGAGGCTTAGTTCCTGTGAATAGATTTTCATATTTCAGACACAAAAGAACATTGAAGACATATATGAAGAAAAACGATCTTCCTTTAATATTGTGTGTTTTATGAAATTCTTCTTTATTATTGCCACTAATATGATGTTACAAGCAAATAAATACCTTcctttcaataaaaaattacagattTCGTTTATATTAGAATGTCTTTAagcaaatttatatattccaGACTATACCTTCTTTCCCTTGTTCCGAATCTTGACGAAGCTACCATCGGGGCAGGCTTCGGCGACTTCCAGGTCTCCCTTAGCACTGGAAGTAACGCTGAAGTCCTGAAGGCTCCGTTCCTCGCTCTCATCGAGCAGAGTGCGCTTACGAGCCGCACGAAGAGGCGTGGCACGTCGTCCTGGAGTGATTCGTCCGCTCCCGCTAACGCTTGCGCTCATGGAGGCGCGAGATTCGCGGCCTGGCGACTGGGATGTCAGGTTCaacctaaaataattaataactgtttaatatctggtttgatttgtttatttttttataataaaaacagagTAAAGTGAATTACGCGGAAAAGGATcgatttttgttaaaataggtatgtgtatttatttagtcgTGAAAAAAGGAGTTAGTATGTATTCGCAACTTCTATCAcatcaaaatgttttatttcatcgTAATAACAAACAGTTTAAGCCGCGGGGTTTTCGAAAATTATATATGCAACTCCAGGATGTgcacaaaacatttttgtattatgtatcTAAGCTGACATAATACACCTGCTATgctaattacaatttttaaccaTGATAACTCATAAATACCTGTCCTCTTCACCCTCAAGAAGGGCGCGGTAGGTGGCAATCTCATGGTCCAACGAGATCTTGATGTCCATAAGGGTGGCGTACTCCCGCAGTTGGGCCGCCATTTCATCGCGAAGTCGAGCCAGCTCTTGCTCCAATGATGCAAGATCTTCAGCGTGACGAGCCCGTTCAGACTCCAGTTGACGCTCTAGTTCACGGCAACGGTTCTGTAAAACAAACATGTAAGAACTATTAGTTagttatatagattttttacatataatatatataattataatttaaccgaggataatgaaatattattttagtaaaagaACCAAAACCAACATTTGAgcttagtattttttataaaacagagaGCCATCTGTAGTTAGTGTCACCGccacccatagacactcacaagGCTGAAGAGggagttgccggcctttaaggaGTTGGTGAGCAGTTTTAGCTAGGCtggcatttaaaaaaaaaaccaattacAGAAAAACGTTATTCCGTTACTGTAAGTGCAGTAGGAAAAAATGCAGACGCAGCAATATGTGtacacatatttataatttttctaactaataaaaataatttaacaggTTAAATTTAATGCATCCAAACCAGTTTTAGTCGACCTTGTACAACCAGCTGATAAAGAAAATTGTGGTGATGTTTTTATCGTTATTTGAcgcaattataattatttcgtttCAACCTTCAGTAATCAAGGCAGTTCTGAAAACCTTATCTATTTTGcaaggtttttattttcttatattaacaTTTGCTAATACAactgaaaatgaaataatacaaGTATAGTAAATACAAACTTAATACATGCCTACAATGATTAGAAGAATTAGAACTATCAGAATGTAGAGTCAGGCATCAAAAGGTCCCATTTCAtgataaacatacaaaaacacatattGTGTTAAAGTCCATGTAATGTCGCGcgatttaacgacgaacttgcaaaagcgtcgaaatcatttggctttggttggtttagcttacaTAGGACATTACACCCACtttcaataacgacaacaattgattgattactttataaattgcTGAAactagtaaaaactgcgcagctgtgtacgttcgCTCGTTCGTGTatgtcgctttattatcctagtCCGCAATtaactcgactgtcggcatcatgcaaACGACCTTTCTAAAGAAATCgtacttttgtttacaaattgggattgattgcacgtgtagactattgttgaccatgactaataagtaggagtcatggattacCATACTAAGAATACTTAGTGACTCACCAACTTTCAAACTGTCGTGGCAAGTAAAAATTATCACtgtatatattgatttttatatacataactaATAACACTAgtctaaaataaactttttctttttcaaattCAGATTTTCCTTCTCTCCGTTTAACGACAATTCTCAATAACGCAccataaaatgcacagtcccttcagtgtcgttatatagaatttatactgtatttgcattttgaataatacgcatattttattgtacaaaCATATTTACGGCAGTTTTTAATACTTACACTAAGAGCGGCATTCTTGTTCTCCAAGTCGTTAAGTGTGTTGTTGAGACTGTCGATACGTGTGCGCATCGTACGTAGCTCCTCGACAGCGACAGTCGCAGCGCTGCTATTGCGATTGGCCGCCGCTTGCAGATTCTtcatctattaaaaaaatctggtCTTACtactactttttaataatttcgttAAATACAAGATATAGATTGCTATTCtatccaaataaaaaacaatatttgcttGTATGTTAGGGTTTATgtacttttcaataaaaaagtagtagtttatatatcataatattttttatactgacAAAAAACGTGGACAAGTGTATCAATTTTTGCCTATATATTTGCCACTACAACTCtgcatcaaaaatataaagtttgtccttgtgttttaatattatttttcaaacataAATAGCGATATGttaagtaagtttttaaagttattttaaacgaaTCTGAAATCTTGTATTTCTTAGGTATTCCTAGAAAAATTGTCTTGCTGGCAATTGATTGCAGAGTGTTAAGAATTTTGTAATGATAAAACcacgtatttataaaatttcaaaacaaattatctAATGATAACAATTTGATGATAAGAAAAAAAGTAATCAAAAGTTTCAATTATTCTTTTGTAATGTGCATTCGAGGAAGAAGGCACAACTCGAAAAAGATAAGATATactaaatagttaaaaagataaatatcgATGTTAACTAAATTGAAAGtatgaacataaaaattaatttgtattgtctgttaaaaacaaaatacgtttattttttaccttaTTTTCATAGAGAGCTTCAATTTCATCACGATTGGCTTTCATGTTGGCTTCTTGTTGCTCGCGCAACTCTTGGAGACTCTGTTGTAGTTTAGCTTCATATTGTTGAGCAAGACGCCCATCtgaaggaaataaatatattaagacatATAACAATGTATTTTGCCCGCCTCGATGTTTAGGTAATAGTTTATAACTCTGAGagtaaaattcatttttcaaTATCGGAGAAACAAACACAATGAGCAACAAAATAACGTGCCTAATCGAACCCTCCTATGGACTTCATATAAATGAACGCTTTTATTGTGGACACTATTATTAACtgaatattaatgtattggTTACTCTTGGGTGCTGTAGTGtaacaatttcaatattgaataaatacttgaaaaatgtattactaaCCAATTTCAGAGATCTCGACCTGTCTCCGAGTTCGAGTTTCTTGCAGCTCTTGTTGGAACACTTGATCTTTGAAAGAGAGTTCTTCACGCAGACTCTGTACTGTATTCTCCATATCAATTCGGCAAAGCATCTCTTCTTCAAGGGTCTTGCGTGTCTCCGCGTATACTTTGCGTAGTTTGTCCAACTCCTTTGCCAGATCCtgtaaaacaatgtaaaaatataaattggtcatttttcaaaatttaatacacaGTTAAGTTTTAACAAGACGAGGTTTCTTTcataatgtgtaagatttcTGTTATGGGAAATGGGTAAGACTTTTTTTGTCTCTGCACAAAGACATCATTATAACTAGactaataagtattttaaaactaacctaatttactaaaagggatatttaacataattaatgtccaataacactaatTAGTCTCAATTAAGGGGacgacactctgttcttgttaCCTTATTTTTTCCATGTTATGGGAAATCAGTAAGACTAAGAAAATAACTTGACCAATAAATGTGAGGTTTAACCCTGAacattagttaaatgtatgaaaaaattatacattcctaGAGACATTTAAGTATTACTTTTTCGCTATTCATATGTGTCTATGTCTATGTCgcgttttaaaatatgtatttatttctataggtatacaaatatacatactCTGGCCTCATCTTGGGCTTTTTTCTTATCAGCGAGGGCGGTGTTGTACTTGTTGCTTTCTTCAGTGAAACGGTTCTCGAAATGACGCGCTAAATTGTCTGCCTGCTGCCAGTCTTTTGTCTTTTTGTCCAAACTGAAATGTTCACagtaaataagtattttttaaatattatattgcttGACTAACAAGAACGCAGTATAAAGGaagtaataaattgttatcacATAAGATAGAACTCAATCATATTCCATGTGTGTATTTAAGTATGTGTTTCActatctacataatatttaattgatttttttttaaatttatgttcttTGGTAAGTTTTACTTGATATTAAaagttcttaaatatataaattgtggCCATTGTGATGTTCTCTttctaaactaaataaaaaataaaaattgactgTTGTAATTCCAACTTggaattaattatacaaatttattgaataataatagaaaacataATGTCAAcaccaaaaataaataaaattataacttggTTACGTCACGCTTTATTcacgtatttttttacgattttGAGCTTTATAAATATGCATAACAAAGCTTAGTAAAAATGTTGAGGGACACAGTTTGATCAATGATTAGTCACGCTATTTACAGCGATTACGTAAGAATACTGAGGCATTTTTACGGTAAATAGTACAAGATTCGTACAAGGTAAAGATGTCGTTGGTAGgttaatatagtataaacaAACATGATTTGAGACTGAGGGGCCAAGgctaacaatatttataatttgatattaatttaaaattaaaagtaggtCTTGCAAGTAGTCTACACAAGGACAATATAGTACTGGCGGAATGTCGCATCTGAGGAGATCTCATGATTTgacatttgttaaaaatacattgctatttaataagtaattgaGGGCAATCTATGTGGGagataactttaaatatataataagtatcttataatatttgtacaaaagatataacttttacaaataaatacgaggaaatattatcatatacatactatgtatatttatagtgTAAATTCTCTTAACGCCTACAAGAGTACGTCATCGTTTATTGAGAAAACATGACTGGACAATAACATGTGTCTAAAAAAATCGAGCACCTTTTTAATACACAACCTGCACTTGAAAACCTGTCTTAATATAGATAGacctaattaattttagtatgttaaagtgtaaaaaacaaaaaatattaaattaacacatAATGCTTAATTTAAACCCAAGATTTATGATTTTACAAGCTTAATAAATGCACATAATAAtagtgtatataattttttggtaGTATAGTGTGTAGTTTTCGTATAACcatatgattattataatgcAGTGGGTATAAGGTCATGCACGAGCTGTAGTGACATAGACCTCATGGTCAGCAACCTTTTTGCAAGGTAAAGTCACAAagtaatatcaataataaaattgttctttaaaatacattaatgcctacaagaataataatgctttagttttctaaattaacttaataatgaaaaaccaAAACACTAGCAAAAagaaacaacatttattaaacaaaattaataataataaactaattataaatgaagaataaatatttttaatgtcaatTGTAATCATCCTTCTCTGTACAAGAGTTAATAATGCATATAGCAGAATCCATTGCACAGCTGGGATATGAGCCCTTGAAGGTGCGAGTTGTATTACACACTCAAATATTCTTggaagtaaatatttatgtaaagagTTTAGGACATGggattattttcaaataatttaagatgttTGTCTAAATTTCTGCCTCAACAAAGTTGTAACATGTATATATAACAggctacattttattttaagtaaatgaaACGGGACACATTTCGCTGCAATCCCACCTAATATTAATGGAAACATGGTCAAGCAAGTGGCAAACACACtagaactaatttaaattaagtattattttcaagttttacttattttaaaaattgaaatattacttaaattgtttaaagttATTCTGAAGCAACAAAAATTGCAATTAAGCTAATTTAgcatatttgtttacaaacaaTGATTGTAATCTGAAGAAAGTTTTAAAGATGCAAATTGATAGGGACATCACTATAATTGGATTGTTATATATCGAGATGATGTCACTGTGTCGTAAAGGCGAGGTCGGCCGCGTTCATATAGCGTGCCCGAATTGAAATGCCGCCGATGACGTAAACTATGCTAAGGTTATCCGGaagatatttctataaaaataggtaacctatttacgaaaatactagCATGATAATCTGTAAACGTGTATTAAACAGTAATAAACACTTTAATGAGATAGTTTAGTCAAGCTTACCGTTTACTGAGATCGTCGTTTTCCTCTATCAATCTCTTCAAATCAATCTCTAACTTAGCTTTTTCACGAGAAGTATCATCTAATAGTTTTCGAGCATCTTGAAGTTCATGTTCATACATCCCTTTAATGTTGGAAACCTCGCGTGTGACCACCTCCTGGGTTGTTTGTATTTCGCGACGCAATCCTGAATTTTCGCTTTCAAGCTGGCGTACTTTATCAATGTAAGCTGCAAGGCGGTCATTTAGGTTTTGTAAGTGTTCCTTCTCTTGTAAACGACTATGTCTTGTAGGGCTTAGAGGGCTGTGTGGCCGGCCGGCTGAACTAGAAGGGCGGCTACCGACAGGAGTGCTTGATTGTTGAGGGCTTTGCACTGATGACACAACACTTATGTTTGAAGACGATGATACTGTCTTTTTTGATTTGGTCgacattttgatattttttcagtaacaaatatcaaaatagACACGGTTGGCTTGTTATAGAAAGACAAACGTACACTTCGCCCCACAACCTGTAATATGTTAACCCAAGCTTAGGCAATGCGATCACGTGATCAAGTTGAGTCACTACGCTGGGTCTGGGGTGACCATCTTAAACGTCAGTTTTTCCCCTTCTTAAACTAATACTAATAACCTTCTttgatttttagttttaaatttaatttaattggttaaaaattaaacataaacgtgtatttaaaaaaaatacatataggtAATGACTCAGCACGGAATTGTAATATTCCTCCTTAGTTTGTTAACTGACGTCATCAAGTCGGTAGTCCAACTTAttgagataaaaaaatatataaaagaaaagtttaGTCTTTGGACTGATGTCTTATGTAAAGTATATATTGACTAATCATATACTTTAATTTCAAGTTCagttaatttatgtaataccACCATCTTAAGATGGACTAGAATCGGACTTAGGGATTTCAATTTGCAAGTGCCACATTTCTTGCCAGACCATGGTTCAATTCATTTTTAGAGGCTTTGCGGAAAAATGAACGGTCGTGAGTTTCAGGTTTAAGGTCACTCTAATACTAAACCTATCTATTTCATTATGTAGACAATAATGTTAGGTCATTATACCTCGAtcaaagtatataaatttgtgAACGTGATGTGCACAGCAAATAAGAATTAAGTTTATTCGCATAGCGGCCACGTTTACATTTGGCTCAGATTCTACTGTCCGCATAAATTAAAGCCAAGTTAGTTTTGTATTAACTCTCAggaattacattttttatctcATACTACATGTATGTAGTTATTTAGTTTCAGATGGACCCCTGACTCTTAAATTACACAACATTGAATATCCTTGTATATTCTACAGATACAGATTAGtagaaattgttttgtataattctttatttttttttatttaaggcaTATGTCGGTTATGGCTTATAAAAAgcacttaattaaatttaaaaatataaaatattcaatgtatttaaatatcaaattatctAGCCCAGTCTAACTGATTTTTTGTAGGTAAAGATTAGTGCAAAATATATAAGCAACAAGTTCAAATTCTTATTgtctcaaaaataattgaaaattcaataagatttgtttttgattttgatcATTAGAAAGTACTATTTTAGATTAGATATCATAATCATaactttataatgtatttatatttttatattataatccaCTTGAGTACGTTGCCAAACGATATGAGTCTATTTATGAATCTTCCAGtacagaatataatataattgtaaagaaaatattgtttttatttggaaCTCTAAAACATTCTgtagaaacaaaatatataatgataacGCAGAGTGTAAGTACAAGTTACTTTTCAACATTTCCGTCACGAAATTCTTAATACTTgacatcattattttatagtttcaaAACTTGCTAGAGAGTTTTTTGCctgaatattttagttttgtttctaGGATGGTAATACCATTTGTAAAATTCATAGATCTTCGATTTCCGTCAGAATTTTAGGCATAGCCTAAAAATTCAACAATTTAACGTTACACGAGttgtcaaatattatttttactttgatgGAAAGTAGACTGCATTTGTTGCTTATGTCAATAATCACAAATTCTATGTGACTGATGACTGTTGCCTTTTGACTTTGAGCGTAGCATGAAAATTTGAGTTTTGGTGtgccaaaaaaataataatcactgtgtattgtgtaaaatataaatgttgcGGTTTAATTTGGACTTATCTTTTAAGattcattacaattattaatattatccattcaattttataaaccaCCGGGTTGATGCGCCTTATCCtttctaataaaattgtgCATGTAAACAATGGACTAAAGATTTTTGACGAATTTCCCTATTTATTGCTAAGCGCTTTAAGTGCTTTCTCAAACACTCGGCAATCAGTATTCACTGTgtagttatttgttttattactacGACGTTCAGTTATGTATTCATTCGAGGGAGATTTTAGAAGAAAGCCCCAGCAAAACCTAGCTGGAGCTAGTGCACAGCGAAAGACTGATAGAGACGGTCTCATACACCAGACGCAATTACAGAGACAAAAACGAGAGGTAACCTATTTCTAGGCATTGTAATCAAAAGGtatggaatatttaatttaataatgtttcatGGTTTGCTggctattattaattacaggAACACAGAAAAAGGCTCaacagtacaattaaaatccAAGCTTATGTGCGAAGTTATCTAACAAGAAAACATTGTAAACAAATTGAGAGACAGAGTTTTGATAATCTTTTTTCTCAAGTAGCTAATTTTGACCAATCCATGCAGTCAGTCCTTGttggaaaattattatttttttatgatcaCAAAATTGACAGCAAAAGATTGGTATGTATCTTATAGaacttctttattaatattctctattgttattatataactgTATGTTTCTTTTAGGTATCTATATCccaaattttgttaaaacaatggcaaaatatattcattagtGATACTTCCTCCATACAGTTAAGGCGATTATTGGAATTGCATTTAAGGTTGTTAAGAATGGATTCAGAGGTTGGTAAAATAAACTTCATTATATTAGATTGTTATAGTTGTGTCTTAcagatatattatgtatttgacCCAAGTATGGAAAATTTCCTGTTCTTTGTCAAGATCAATGTCCTATATTTTTGAACACTTCTATAAATTACTAAtggtaaatttttatatgaaatggaACAATGTGTGTGCATCTACAAACATTGTAGATATACATCCTTGAtacattctttaaaatatcatagaAGCAGAGAAAGTCAACTTTTATGATAATGTATTTTAGGTACCATTGGCTGTACCTCTTCGAATGTTTGAAGTTTTTACCTCTGTGAACACTGTTAGTACAATGATGAGCCAAGAAAATGCAATGAATGTAGTTGGGCGCATGTTTCTCTTTCTCGTCAAAAGAggtaatgata contains:
- the LOC123716369 gene encoding lamin-C-like, which gives rise to MSTKSKKTVSSSSNISVVSSVQSPQQSSTPVGSRPSSSAGRPHSPLSPTRHSRLQEKEHLQNLNDRLAAYIDKVRQLESENSGLRREIQTTQEVVTREVSNIKGMYEHELQDARKLLDDTSREKAKLEIDLKRLIEENDDLSKRLDKKTKDWQQADNLARHFENRFTEESNKYNTALADKKKAQDEARDLAKELDKLRKVYAETRKTLEEEMLCRIDMENTVQSLREELSFKDQVFQQELQETRTRRQVEISEIDGRLAQQYEAKLQQSLQELREQQEANMKANRDEIEALYENKMKNLQAAANRNSSAATVAVEELRTMRTRIDSLNNTLNDLENKNAALSNRCRELERQLESERARHAEDLASLEQELARLRDEMAAQLREYATLMDIKISLDHEIATYRALLEGEEDRLNLTSQSPGRESRASMSASVSGSGRITPGRRATPLRAARKRTLLDESEERSLQDFSVTSSAKGDLEVAEACPDGSFVKIRNKGKKELSLGGYQIVRKAGDQETLFKFHRTVKLEPGAITTVWSADVGADHDPPKDIVMKGQKWFVADTFTTALLNTEQEEIAISERQRRQISTSAQRHRELAHKFPRREGLGEIREGEENCRIM